GACCCGATCAGTGAGGTACTGATAAAGGTTCCTCGATGGCACAACCAAGATTCCCACGTTCAGGGCTTTCTTAAGAATACCTAAGGCCATTTTGTTTAGAGCACGATGGCTCGAGGAAATGTTTCCCGTTTCCCATTCCAAGGCTATGATGATGTTGCCGACTCTATTCACCGCATCCAGCTTCCCCGGCCGTACGTTCGTAGCAAGGTCTAGGGGTTGTTCCCTGTCCCAGCCTTGCGCTATTAGTCTTTGAATAAAGCCATCTTTGATAGGAGTGACACCGTTACCTTCGCCCCGCCGCTTCCCACTTTGCGGATGAATCGTAAATTTTCCTGATCCCGGCGGCCAATCAATCCTCCGAATCTCGGACAGCAGATTCTCCCTCAGCCGCGCCCATTCCGCGGAAGTGGAAAAGGGACCGACGTTGAGAAGCGTCTCAATATGAACGATTTTCAAGCCGCTCTCATCCTTCTACGAAGTCTCCGTTCTTGTGCGGTTTCACGTCGTCCGATTTCAGACGTTCCGCAATATCATCCGCATAGTCGATCTCCATGCCGATCCAGTGCCGATGTTTGTACTCGCAAGATACATAAGTCGTTCCGCTGCCACCGAAAGGATCAAGGACCAAGTCTCCGGGCATAGTGGACAGCTCAATAGCGCGATCTGTGATCTTAGTGGACAGTGCGTTTGCAGTTCTATTCTTTGATTTGAACTTCGCGTGTCGCACAGGTGGAACATCGGTCCAAACATCCTTAAGGTTTACGCCCTTCGGATTCATTGCCTTTCGGTGTCCTCCGTAATCCTTGATCTCGCCACCACAATGACGGCACAACTCAATCGGTGTGCGGATCTTCCGGAAGACTCGTGGTTTTCCCTTTGTGAAATACAGAAGGCTGTAGTGGCTTGGGTACAGCCGCCCCTGGATTGGCAACAAGACACTAATTTCCAACGCTATCCAATGCCTAAAGTCCATTCCCAATTCATAGAGAAAGGCGCCGAACAAAATGTTCCACTTCGGAAGATTGTAAAGAAAAAAGGCGCCGCCCGGTTTCAACGTGCGTACGCACTCTCGAATCCACTCTTTGCACCAATCCAAATATTGAGGTTCAGGTCTATTATCATTGGTTCTACTACGATAAACTTTTCCAATGTTGAATGGCGGATCCGCAAAAACGGTGTCGACCGACCCTTCCTTTATCAGCGGCAGCATACTCATGCAATCACCCTCAAACAAAGCGCCCAAATTCGTTGAAAAATAGGGTTTCACAGCCTTTTTGAAAAATGGCCGCGAATCAAAGTGCCCAGGCTTCACCAATCTAAGTTGCTGCGAGCGTGCCATATTGGGACAATTTGCGTTCGGCTCGAGAGAACGTCAAGCAAAGCACACATATGTATAGTATCCGCTATGCCCTCGAGCGCCGCGCATGGCTGACGCTACGCCGCTCCGCGCCCCGGAGCCTGGCAATTGCAGTGTTCGGCCTCTCGTGCTCTTGCGGAAACTTTCCGCTCGCACGAAGCCAGCGCAGACCGGATTACGAGAATGCATCGGTTCGCGCCATACTTCTGGCATATTTGCTCGCCTTACTCGTGAACCTCGGGTAGCTAAAATGTTAGGCGCAAATAGCCCCGCTTGGAATCTGAATAATGAAAAAACTTTGGATCATCGGTGCAATCGTTGGCGGCACTTATCTCTCCACCGTATTGGTCTATGTAATCCACTTTTCAGCGCATGGAGTCTCGGCCGACCCAGCAGACTGGGGGACATTCGGTGACTATCTCGGTGGTGTCGTTAATCCACTTCTATCCTTCGCCACCTTTGTTGGTGTGCTGCTTTCACTGTACTTTACCCATCAAGAACTGCAAGGGGGCCGAGATCAACCTCATATGGAAAGCGCAATTCAATTGTTGGGCTTTTACACAGGTCGTCTGGATACTGTTACCGGGAGCATCATATCTTTGGTTGGGTCAACCGATGGGACCATCTACGCCACCAACCTTCCTCACAGGTCGCAAGTGGGTGTCTTCACAATGAATACCGTTGGCTGGCATGCGCAAGTAGGGACAAAATTGCAAATCGCCATCTATAAGCTTCTCGAACAACTCAACCAATTGTCACCCGGCCATCCGCACCTAGTCTTCTATGCAACCCACAATTGCAATATAGTGAAGAGGTTCTATGAGCAGGGTTGGACGGATCCCAAAGTCTGGGCTCTTGTTGAACGTTTGGCCGACAGGGATCTTGCTCAATGAGCGGGCAATTTCGTCTAAAATGAGT
The DNA window shown above is from Leptospirales bacterium and carries:
- a CDS encoding site-specific DNA-methyltransferase, encoding MARSQQLRLVKPGHFDSRPFFKKAVKPYFSTNLGALFEGDCMSMLPLIKEGSVDTVFADPPFNIGKVYRSRTNDNRPEPQYLDWCKEWIRECVRTLKPGGAFFLYNLPKWNILFGAFLYELGMDFRHWIALEISVLLPIQGRLYPSHYSLLYFTKGKPRVFRKIRTPIELCRHCGGEIKDYGGHRKAMNPKGVNLKDVWTDVPPVRHAKFKSKNRTANALSTKITDRAIELSTMPGDLVLDPFGGSGTTYVSCEYKHRHWIGMEIDYADDIAERLKSDDVKPHKNGDFVEG